The following are encoded together in the Kwoniella europaea PYCC6329 chromosome 1, complete sequence genome:
- a CDS encoding pre-mRNA-processing protein 45, with protein MAALARALPTPLHNPMPEYEDVLPSSSSSSSALPVGPQIPKYGSRKGWKPKTALDFNGGGAYPECHIAQYPLDMGRKKTGTGTTLALQVDQDGLVRYDAIAQHGRAAGSKVQSSFKDLVPLANRTDVSESEREMERPDASSINDTAERTRLALERITHGKIKAAQPKHVPKTNNDATYIRYTPANQGSGEGKQRIIKMTEVQEDPLEPARFKHKKIPRGPAEPPPPVLQSPPRPATAQDQKDWMIPPCISNWKNNKGYTVPLDKRLAADGRGLQDVHINDNFAKFSEALYVADRHAREEVRARAQMQQLLAQKEKAQKEENLRLLAQKAREERSGITSSAPSAGATAPPKELGMGLGGYDSASEDESDADEGSEEEEDEEAIREREQVRNEKRKEREKEMRMSNMGSEMRTKMLAREANRDISEKIALGLAKPTAAKETLLDSRLFNRESLSTGFASEDSYNLYDKPLFQGSSAAAAIYKSAGSGKGNDESYGGGTEEGIRNELEKDRFNLGKATKGFEGADSSEAREGPVQFEKDTIIALDGTSDPFGVESFMNAAKKGGKRVNEDRDEERRKRARDD; from the exons ATGGCAGCATTAGCACG TGCCCTTCCTACACCCCTCCACAACCCTATGCCAGAGTACGAAGATGTCCtgccttcttcctcatcttcttcatcggcACTACCTGTAGGACCACAAATACCCAAATATGGCAGTAGAAAAGGATGGAAGCCCAAGACGGCGTTAGATTTCAATGGCGGTGGTGCTTATCCTGAG TGTCATATTGCTCAGTATCCCTTAGATATGggcagaaagaag ACCGGAACCGGAACTACATTAGCACTTCAAGTGGACCAAGATGGACTAGTGAGATACGATGCTATTGCTCAGCATGGACGAGCAGCCGGATCAAAGGTTCAGTCAAGTTTCAAAG ACCTTGTACCCCTTGCAAACCGTACGGACGTCTCAGAATCCGAGCGCGAGATGGAACGACCCGATgcttcatccatcaacgaCACCGCCGAGCGAACTCGACTAGCTTTGGAGAGGATAACACATGGGAAAATCAAAGCTGCTCAACCTAAACATGTCCCAAAGACCAACAATGATGCCACATACATCCGTTATACGCCTGCCAACCAAGgttcaggtgaaggtaaaCAGCGTATCATCAAGATGACGGAAGTTCAAGAAGATCCATTGGAACCTGCTAGATTCAAGCATAAGAAAATCCCTCGAGGGCCTGCcgaacctcctccaccagtGTTACAATCTCCTCCTAGACCTGCTACCGCCCAAGATCAGAAAGATTGGATGATCCCACCCTGTATATCCAACTGGAAGAACAATAAGGGTTATACCGTACCGTTAGATAAGAGGTTGGCAGCTGATGGAAGGGGTTTACAAGATGTTCATATCAATGATAATTTCGCTAAATTCTCTGAAGCACTATATGTTGCTGATCGACATGCTAGAGAGGAAGTCAGAGCGAGAGCGCAGATGCAACAATTATTAGCTCAGAAGGAGAAAGCgcagaaagaagagaatttGAGGTTGTTGGCTCAAaaagcaagagaagaaagatcaggtATCACTTCTTCTGCTCCGTCCGCTGGTGCGACTGCTCCACCGAAGGAATTGGGTATGGGATTGGGTGGATACGATTCTGCGAGTGAGGATGAGTCTGATGCAGATGAGGGttcggaggaggaggaggatgaagaagctataAGGGAGAGAGAACAGGTTAGAaacgagaagaggaaggaaagagagaaggaaatgaggatgagtaATATGGGTAGTGAGATGAGGACGAAAATGTTGGCTAG GGAAGCCAACAGAGATATATCCGAGAAGATTGCCCTAGGTCTCGCCAAACCTACCGCAGCCAAGGAAACCCTACTCGACTCTCGATTATTCAATCGAGAATCCCTATCTACCGGATTCGCCTCTGAAGATTCCTACAACCTGTACGACAAACCTTTATTCCAAGGATCttcagctgctgctgcaATCTACAAGTCCGCAGGATCTGGTAAAGGCAATGACGAGTCTTATGGTGGAGGtacagaagaaggtatccgaaatgaattggagaaagatcGATTTAACTTGGGTAAAGCTACGAAAGGATTCGAAGGTGCCGATTCGTCCGAAGCTAGAGAAGGTCCGGTTCAATTCGAGAAAGATACGATTATCGCTTTGGATGGAACGTCCGATCCGTTCGGAGTGGAATCATTCATGAATGCCGCTaagaaaggtggtaagaGGGTGAATGAGGATAGGgatgaggagagaaggaaaagagctAGAGATGATTAA